The following nucleotide sequence is from Salvia miltiorrhiza cultivar Shanhuang (shh) chromosome 7, IMPLAD_Smil_shh, whole genome shotgun sequence.
TCACAGAAGACGACTGCTTTGCTCATCGCGACCTGGGGTTCAAATTCTCGTCGTTGGACGCCAACGTGAACGGAGTGCTGGGGCAGACATACAGAGAGAATTACGTGAGCAGAGTGAAGATGGGAGTGGTGATGATGGTGCTCGGAGGGGAGAGACAGTTCGCCGTCTCCAACATCTTCGCCACCGAGCAGATTGTAGGAATGGAACTAGATTACCATATTTAGATATCTTTCGGTTGTCCTATATTACTTCAAAGTTGTCAGCAAACAAAAATTCAAGACTATGTTTAATAATTTTCTTGAAGGAAAACTTGAAAGTAGTAAAAGTTAAGTTGTTGTATCAATTGTATAACCAGTCAAGTGAAATATGTAGTTCTGATTTCTCTAGTTTTCTCCATGATGTATATTATTCAGGGTTTTAAATAGTATACTAAAATAAGCGTGAATTTGTACTAAATAGAAGGAAAGTTAAAGACATTCTGCCATTTTAATGTTGTAATGTTGTCCGGTGAAGAATTTTCGCGCCATGGAAGGAAGGCGTTCTtttgaaaattgaagatgaaCGGTTAATGCATATAGtgatttttcttatatttatttttctttaatattttaattccaagtgtACTGCTGACATGACACTTGGTCGGAACACATCATTTACCGATGCCCGCAAATATTTTTGCGGGCTATAAAcgagaaaaaaattaatgaaacaatgggtattgttttgtaattatGCTTAGGGTGAGATAGATTTGAGAAAACGCTCAAACGATGCGCCAAAAATTGATATTTACctaaaaatttaccctttattcatcttttcactttttcacttacaTACAAAACACtactttcttaattttcgtgcccaaaaaaatgtctcaagatagctgggacggagggagtattagaaagttaaactcatcatttcacttctttgtatttttaatcaatacttaacataaaatatttagatgaaaaaaatataaaaatgataattatttaacaaaaatgtTGCATCTTTATATCTCTAAGAGTTGCATATTAGTCATTATGTAAGTTGATGTTCAAATATTACTTATTTACGCGCGTATttgtttattacaaatataatattgtcaagagaaatattttatttaatttttttaaaatgaacttTTGAGTCTGACTAGGCCGATGGggtagcccgaaacccgaacatCTAAGGTTAGGGTTAGAAATTTTCAACCCGATCAGCCCGCACCCGAATAACTTGataacccgatagggctagcccgaaatctggtgggttggcccgattgacatccctatgaATAACTACTTAACCACAGATTTACAAAcgtacttaaataattaaacaatagcTCCTTAATTCctgtgtaaaaaaaaaaaaacgcctcAACTTCggcgggacgaagggagtatattttcGTCATTTTGGGACATCCATAAAAATTAACCCATTTccatttttgaaaactttcGATCACATGTGATGATGATGTTTGGCTGTATTAGAATCAGATCTGATTGATGGCAGACACAAGGACAAATAAGAGAAATGAAGGTTCATTCTTGATCAAAGCGCACATATCAAATTCCATGGGCAAGAAGATGACAGAAGGAGACGCAAATATGATTGGCTGCTGAACGAAGAAGCGGATCGAAAAATAGGATAATTCAGTTATAAAGTAGTTCACACTGATCTGACAAATCATGCACTAAGCGACAAAGCAAGTTTAATTACGAGGACTACGAGAGAAAACTATATTTTCATATCATATTGGGGGGGAGCAGTCTGCGAATGGAGAAGTGGAGAGGGAGAGAAGGACGGTGACATGTTAGAATTTCaggatttaatttttttagtttatgttTTATTCTTAGTTAAATATAATACTTTCTACGTCCTATAAGAGCGTGCATGATTGTTGGTGGCACGAGTTTTCATAAATGTTAGGTGAGTGTGTTATTAGTGGAAGAAGAGACTCATTTTTATTAGTGAAATAAATGTCCAAAAAATGAAAGTGCACACtcttgggggacgtcccaaaatggcaaacagtgcacactcttatggaatagagggagtatatttttaactCGTAACGAAACGattcatctaataaattgataCGCCAGTTTCTATTTTGCCTCGTACGTGctacattagttttgatttcgTCAGAGACCTTTATTGTAGGACAATTGCGaacaaattacaaattaatgtatttattggttaaattaaaaaaaattgtgtatttTTGGACCATTACCCCCCTCCCCTTTTTTTAACCAGGAGAACAACTTTATATATCCTCAAGCGCAACTGACAAGATGGCGGGAGATGAAACAAATGCAAAAGTAAAACCAGGAAAACTAACATAAACTCAAGCGCAACCGCCGTGAGATTATGTTCATTGCTACCCAGAAAAATAGCTTTGGTCCCACTTCCAAAATCCCACTTCAAATTCGCATCATTTACTTGTTCAGCATCCCACAATCAAGAAATTGAGTCGCTTCTTTCAATCTCAACAAACCCTTTCTACCGCCCGGTAAACAGGTGCAAGACTCTCTCTTTGCTTCAACAAACTCACGCCCTTTCGATTGTCAACGGAGAATCGATGGACCCTTTATTGAAGAGAAAATTAGTGAGTCTGTATGGTTTATTTGGGCAAGTGACGACTGCCCGCCAGGTGTTCGATAGAATTCCTGACCCGGATATTATTTCATGTAAAGTGATGATAAGAGGTATTTTATGAATAATTTGTACGGAGAGATAATTGAATTCTACAAGCTTATGCAAAGgagattttttgtttttgataaCATTGTGTTCTCAATTGTGTTGAAGACGTGTAGTGAGCTGAGGGATTTCGGTGTAGGGAGGAAGCTACATTGTTATATAGTTCAAATAGGGAAAACCAGATAGCTTTGTGTTGACTGGGCTTGTTGACATATATGCAAAGTGTGGAGAAGTTGACTCTCCTCGTAGGGTTTTTTTATAGGATTTGGGACAGGAATGTGGTATGTTGGACATCAATGATTGTAGGCTATGTGCAGAATAATTGCTTAAGAGAAGGGCTACTACTGTTTAACCGAATTGCTTGGTCGAAGGAAATGATTACACTTTAGGGATTATAGTGACAGCATGTGCAAAACTAGGCACATTGCACCAAGACAAGTGGGTGTATGGAAATGTGATAAAAAAATGGGATCTTGGTAACTTCCTACTTATTTACTTCTCTTCTTGATATGTATGTCAAATGTGGGGCAGTTGAGGATGCTCGTATGATCTTTGATGAGGTTCGTGTCATTGACGTTTTTTCGTGGACACCAATGATCATGGGATATGCTCAAAATGGGGCTGCTGAGAAAGCCCTGCATTTGTTCACTGACAAGAAATGGGGAAATTTTCGTCCAAATTTAGTTACCTTAGCAAGCGTGCTCTCAGCTTGTGCGCAGTCGGGCAGTCTCATGTTGGGTTCATTTGTTCATAGTTTAGGGATTAAACTAGGGCATGATGATTTTTATGTCATGAATGCTCTAGTTAACATGTATGCAAAGTATCGTAGGATAAGGGAGGCCATTCGTCTGTTTGATTCTATGGTAGAGAAGGACTTCGTCTCTTGGAACTCAATCATTAGTGGTTATCTTACAACGGGTACTTGTACGAAGCACTGAAGTTGTACAATCAGATGAGATCAGACTGCTTTAGGCCTGATCCAGATACTATGGTGGCAGTCCTATACACTTCTGCTAGCCTTGGAGATATCCGGTTTGGCTCTTGCGTTCATGCCTACTCTATATGAGAAGGCTTCTTGGCATTCAACTGCATCTATGTTGGCACTGCGCTTCTAAATCTGTACGCCAAATATGGGTGATGTAGAGTCTTCTCGCGCTGTCTTTGATGAGATGCCTGAGAGGAACATATTCACGTGGAGCACCATGATTGACAGGTATGGAAAACAGGGCAACTTGAGCAAGTGCCTCGAGCTTTTCAACGACATGGTTAAGGAGAATGTTGATCCAACTAATATAATATTCACAACAGTATTGTCTGTTTGCAGCCATACTAGGATGACCATTGAGGGCTGGAGATATTTTGATCTAATGTGTCACGTATACAACTTTATCCCCTCCATGAGACACTATGTGTGCATGGTGGATTTATTAGCCCGATTTAGGAGCCTCGAGGAAGCTTGAAAGTTCATTAAGGAAATGTCGGTGCCCCCTGATTGCACGATTTTTGGATCTCTTCTTCACGGATGCAGCATCCATTCTAGGTTCGATCTTGGGGACTTGGCTGTGAGAAAGATGGTGGAGCTTCATCCAGAAGAGGTGGGGCATTATACGCTTATGGCTAACATAGACACTTCTATAGGGATATGGGATCAGGCGAATCAATATAGAGCTATGATGAAGAGAAGAGGGTTGAGGAAGGAGGTTGGATTTGCTCATATAGGCTCAAATGGCAACCTAAAATATCAGAAGGTGGCGTAGTTTGGTTGAATTATAGGGTTAATATATCAAAAGAGAATGAGTATACATACGATTTTTGAAATTTAGGGCAAACGATATGATAATTGGTTGCAGTTGATCTGTTGTGCAAATTGAAGGAGAAGCCTTGGCCTCAAGGCAGAatgatttttctctctctttctttgcAAGAGGAGATTATAGAGTTTCCTTATCTTCTTGGAATAATATTTTTATGCAGTGGAAATCGTTCAACAACAGTTGAGATGTTGAGGTGATATGATGTTCAATAACAAGAATGAAGTAAACAATTTTGTGTTGATTCCTTTTGCTTGTGTGCCAATCAGctgtcactctctctctctctgtgttgAGGAAGTTGAGTTTCATGATCCACACCACAACTAATTCATAAAAAGGACAAAAAATGCAGATCATCGATTCAAAGCAAGATTGTATGCTGACTAAGTGGAACCTCAACAGAGACCGAGTGGTGGAAAATCATATAATCTGTATTCATTTAGATAATGATTAAATAGAGCTCTTGTACATATATATTACAACAAAATCCCTTAACATCAACACCCCTCACCATGTTTCTTAGGAGGGTTGAGGTCCCATTACAGCTGCATCTTCGACTCTTATGTATCGGCTAAAGTTAGAGTTAGTTCATGTTGGCACAAGTGCAGTAGAACGAGCCATAACGGTGACCTAGGACAAGCCAAGTGCAGTGGCATGACGTCATGCAGGCGAATGCGCCTTCTCTAGGTCTACGAGtaaggatcaacttcaatcatGTTATAACCGTGGACCTTTTTTCACAGCTGCATTTCTCATTTTTGCTTTCGCCATAGAGCTCTCATCCCATTTACCCTCTTCTGCATATACATTAGACAACAATGTATAATACCCCGAATCATCTGA
It contains:
- the LOC130994047 gene encoding LOW QUALITY PROTEIN: pentatricopeptide repeat-containing protein At2g03380, mitochondrial (The sequence of the model RefSeq protein was modified relative to this genomic sequence to represent the inferred CDS: inserted 3 bases in 3 codons; deleted 4 bases in 4 codons; substituted 2 bases at 2 genomic stop codons); its protein translation is MDPLLKRKLVSLYGLFGQVTTARQVFDRIPDPDIISCKVMIRXYFMNNLYGEIIEFYKLMQRRFFVFDNIVFSIVLKTCSELRDFGVGRKLHCYIVQIGKTDSFVLTGLVDIYAKCGEVDSPRRVFYRIWDRNVVCWTSMIVGYVQNNCLREGLLLFNRIAXVEGNDYTLGIIVTACAKLGTLHQDKWVYGNVIKNGILVTSYLFTSLLDMYVKCGAVEDARMIFDEVRVIDVFSWTPMIMGYAQNGAAEKALHLFTDKKWGNFRPNLVTLASVLSACAQSGSLMLGSFVHSLGIKLGHDDFYVMNALVNMYAKYRRIREAIRLFDSMVEKDFVSWNSIISGXSYNGYLYEALKLYNQMRSDCFRPDPDTMVAVLYTSASLGDIRFGSCVHAYSIXEGFLAFNCIYVGTALLNLYAKMGDVESSRAVFDEMPERNIFTWSTMIDRYGKQGNLSKCLELFNDMVKENVDPTNIIFTTVLSVCSHTRMTIEGWRYFDLMCHVYNFIPSMRHYVCMVDLLARFRSLEEAXKFIKEMSVPPDCTIFGSLLHGCSIHSRFDLGDLAVRKMVELHPEEVGHYTLMANIDTSIGIWDQANQYRAMMKRRGLRKEVGFAHIGSNGNLKYQKVA